The region tcctcattgAAGAGATGATCGCAGTCCGCACCGActtccccatcctcctccgcatgATTCGCAGCTTCGTCGAAATGCAGGGCGGACCTGAAACGCTTGAGACAGCCAAACCCACGCCCTTAAGCCGCTTTCTCATGCAGCAGATCCGGAAAATCTCCCTCTATGCAGGGCCATTCACCACTGCCGCAATCGACATACCCAGGCACACAAAAGCCGATATAGATTATGATAACAAACATAGCAGAGCCAGCTGTAGCCCATCCAAACCAGAcctcggcttcctcctcacctACCTCGACATCCACCCAGAACACTCCCCCTCAATCCTGAATCTCGCCTCGATAATCCACAACGCCGCACAGATCTACCAGACCCGCGCCGCAAACCTGCCGCGGGAAGCAAACGCGCAACTCGTGCGGCAGTTCCTCGCAGCAACGGCGGCGTTTAATGTGTCCTCGCCGGGGGGACATATCCTGACGTGGCCGTTCTTCATTGCCGGGGCGGAgtgcgaggaggttgaggatcGGGAGTTTGTTACGGTGCAGTTGAAGCGGTTGTGGGAGACGACGGGGTTTGGGAATACGTTGTATGCGATAAGGCTGTTAGAGGTTATTTGGGATGGGAAGGGGAATTGGGCGAGGGCGTTGAAGGGGTTGGCGGAGGGGTTTATTATGTAGTCtgctttcttcttgtttatGGTCTTATTTTTATTGTTTGGTGGTGTTTAGGGCTTGGGTGGGATTGGGGCTGGCGAGTTTGGAGGATACATATACGTAAAGGATCCCCGTCTGATTAACTTGGAAATTGGTCAGTGTGATATTAACCTGATATACGTTGAGAGGTCTTTCCTTACGGATCATTCGGAAGCCTCATTATTTGGTTCCTAAGTCCATGATATCAACAGTCTGTGTAAGGCCGTTATTCCCTGTTTGAAGACAAGGACTTGTCCGTTTTGTCATCTATCGGTTCTAGACCGAGGACCCAGATGTCAAACTTGTGGATAGAAAAATAGACCGAATAGAAAAGCGTCCATAATACCTTATCCACTCCATCCCCTTTAATTCATTGTTTTATTGTCGTGTTGGCTGGGTGCGACGTCATGAAGCTGTTCGGAATGGCAAGGAAAGGCCTAGAATTCTACATCAATCTTTACGCCTTTATCCGGCA is a window of Aspergillus puulaauensis MK2 DNA, chromosome 4, nearly complete sequence DNA encoding:
- a CDS encoding Zn(II)2Cys6 transcription factor (COG:S;~EggNog:ENOG410Q0A8;~InterPro:IPR036864,IPR021858,IPR001138;~PFAM:PF00172;~go_function: GO:0000981 - DNA-binding transcription factor activity, RNA polymerase II-specific [Evidence IEA];~go_function: GO:0008270 - zinc ion binding [Evidence IEA];~go_process: GO:0006355 - regulation of transcription, DNA-templated [Evidence IEA]); this translates as MSDKPPPKKKPRRVKGCYNCSQRRINCDRGEPCQKCMKKGLQCSGLGIRYRFNDGVASRGRLAGKPVPVEDAGQDAVASPDSGSCGSNIPDLGQHQLYALDHVDSQSRFLLNYFSTRVAPAMGPFNLIFNGYRDLILPMTEQDDTVRNAIMATSASHLSLHYKEWSAAACKYRMAAIHGLNQRTNPSSAHPSLATMVILLIEEMIAVRTDFPILLRMIRSFVEMQGGPETLETAKPTPLSRFLMQQIRKISLYAGPFTTAAIDIPRHTKADIDYDNKHSRASCSPSKPDLGFLLTYLDIHPEHSPSILNLASIIHNAAQIYQTRAANLPREANAQLVRQFLAATAAFNVSSPGGHILTWPFFIAGAECEEVEDREFVTVQLKRLWETTGFGNTLYAIRLLEVIWDGKGNWARALKGLAEGFIM